Proteins encoded by one window of Synechococcus sp. MVIR-18-1:
- a CDS encoding Coq4 family protein — MPRTRELLRSIKNLRILREIAVTEGALNGVGDLIDNFLDSEAMDVSIARFKALPGGAEMMDQRFPAFQPNIETLELLPEGTLGWAYAGMIRRLNYDADFFRPRDTSTEALWLTQRIATTHDIHHVIAGLNTQAQGESAVLAITATQIGFPAYVLLNLLASFKAFRFQPTDHEAISRAIAHGQRVGLQAKPLVLQRWEEGWEKPLSQWREELGIPMATGETFSATYA; from the coding sequence ATGCCACGAACCCGAGAACTGCTGCGCTCCATTAAAAATTTGCGCATCCTGCGCGAGATTGCTGTCACCGAAGGTGCACTCAATGGGGTGGGTGACCTGATCGACAACTTCCTCGACAGTGAGGCCATGGATGTTTCGATCGCGCGCTTTAAGGCCTTACCTGGCGGTGCCGAGATGATGGACCAGCGCTTCCCAGCCTTTCAACCAAACATTGAGACGCTGGAGTTGCTTCCGGAAGGAACACTGGGCTGGGCCTATGCGGGAATGATTCGCCGCTTGAATTACGACGCCGACTTTTTTCGTCCTCGAGACACGAGCACAGAAGCCCTTTGGCTCACCCAACGCATCGCTACCACCCATGACATCCATCACGTGATCGCTGGGCTCAACACCCAGGCGCAGGGGGAGTCTGCCGTGTTGGCGATCACCGCCACCCAGATTGGCTTCCCCGCTTATGTGCTGCTCAATCTTCTGGCGAGCTTTAAGGCTTTCCGTTTTCAACCCACTGACCACGAAGCGATCAGTCGCGCCATTGCGCACGGACAGCGCGTCGGCCTGCAGGCCAAGCCCCTCGTCTTACAGCGCTGGGAGGAAGGCTGGGAGAAACCGCTGAGCCAATGGAGAGAGGAACTGGGCATCCCGATGGCCACAGGCGAGACTTTCAGCGCAACCTATGCGTAA
- a CDS encoding MFS transporter: protein MAFIRLLASFGAGGVIYLTPIVFHQASFTAVQVSQGLAASALIGTVARLLSGVLLDRGLTCSWPVRAAALLALMADLVLFQATGFNGYLVGQLLIGLAAGLYFPAIELAVPLSCSGFNSSRGYALARSADALGVATGALLGAVLSSMEMIRMVYAVEAAAVLSMLVVLLLTPLPDGRAALLHASAATTNNHKLKAESAPNGDTKTEAKANSEADWRWLLPLIPVLVVSVIATGIVSLMQSALPLDMVRGGLARAPLSETSSGGLIAWQLLLLMVLQWPIGNWVAKRSLRFGLGMGLLGFITGCLLLAGSALWSGGSSLIALAMVPIAFGEAAFLPTAAEAMVEETPLQHRGLAMALFSQCFAISAIAAPLLAGVLLDHQGHGLVLWLLMAGTCLAVVPLLKAVRPRYKPNLSASPIEEPLDATNPRTAALH from the coding sequence GTGGCGTTCATTCGCCTGCTCGCCTCTTTTGGAGCGGGTGGTGTCATCTATCTGACACCGATTGTGTTTCACCAGGCCAGCTTCACGGCAGTGCAAGTGAGTCAGGGGTTAGCGGCCTCTGCCTTAATCGGCACGGTGGCGAGGTTGCTGAGTGGTGTCTTGCTGGACCGCGGGCTGACCTGCTCATGGCCAGTCCGAGCGGCTGCCCTACTCGCCTTGATGGCGGATTTAGTGCTGTTTCAGGCCACAGGCTTCAACGGATACCTCGTTGGACAGTTGCTGATCGGTTTGGCGGCCGGCCTTTATTTCCCTGCGATTGAATTGGCCGTTCCCTTGAGCTGCAGCGGTTTCAATTCCAGCCGCGGTTACGCTCTCGCGCGCAGCGCAGACGCCTTAGGAGTCGCCACTGGCGCCTTACTTGGTGCGGTGCTGTCCTCCATGGAGATGATCAGGATGGTTTACGCGGTGGAGGCCGCGGCCGTATTGAGCATGCTCGTGGTGTTGTTGCTCACGCCGCTACCAGATGGACGGGCAGCGCTATTGCATGCCAGCGCCGCGACAACCAACAACCACAAACTCAAGGCTGAGTCGGCGCCGAACGGAGACACCAAGACAGAAGCGAAAGCCAACTCAGAGGCAGATTGGCGCTGGCTTCTGCCCCTCATTCCAGTGCTGGTTGTGAGCGTGATCGCCACTGGAATTGTGTCTCTAATGCAAAGCGCCCTCCCCCTCGACATGGTGCGAGGGGGACTGGCGCGCGCACCGCTCAGCGAAACGTCCAGCGGCGGCTTGATTGCTTGGCAGCTTCTTCTGTTGATGGTGCTTCAGTGGCCCATCGGCAACTGGGTTGCAAAGCGAAGTCTGCGTTTTGGCCTCGGCATGGGTCTGCTCGGATTCATTACTGGCTGCCTGCTTTTGGCTGGGTCCGCGCTTTGGTCGGGAGGCAGCAGCCTGATTGCGCTTGCGATGGTTCCGATCGCCTTTGGGGAGGCGGCTTTTTTACCTACTGCGGCAGAGGCCATGGTGGAAGAGACACCACTCCAACATCGCGGTTTAGCGATGGCCTTGTTCTCGCAGTGCTTTGCGATCAGTGCCATCGCAGCTCCTCTGCTTGCAGGTGTCCTTCTCGACCACCAGGGTCACGGCTTGGTGCTTTGGTTGTTGATGGCTGGCACCTGTTTAGCGGTGGTGCCCCTTTTAAAGGCCGTCCGTCCCCGCTACAAGCCAAATTTGAGTGCGAGTCCGATTGAGGAACCCTTAGATGCCACGAACCCGAGAACTGCTGCGCTCCATTAA
- a CDS encoding alpha/beta hydrolase, whose protein sequence is MRETGSTSGLVLALRRRSTGLRLAAGCVCSLLFFGVSPRPLWAASQLEVQIDGTVIPFSIGDLAKWARSDGRHRSELSTWFSLLAPESRAGVLELLQAPVILDRSMARQLLNSWAGRQLLDQIADLVRVDDDTEGVIVRQTINDLLTRQQQVSSLDLLEALPAESVRLDLDLLLELASSWRMQLERQQQLVRSLDRSPVTATVSEPAAVFPQDADALLEPRLMSLAVPHREEPLGFQLWLPVEGAPKREQWMVLMPGLGGSPDHFRWLGRGLSRRGWAVLVPEHPGSDDEAVQALLEGRLSPPGAEVLPARLKDLDALLKARDQGVFQVPGQRLVLAGHSLGAFSALLSTGASPAPGLARRCTSVLRDLPLSNLSRLLQCQLVDVALPKQVAPKGLSAVIGFNSFGSLLWPAGSLSKTVKVPVLLTGGTLDLITPPISEQLGLLLAMPADPSSRVVLVEGASHFSPVRVEGQRQGGRGEDLFQLGEELVGVQPLQVQALLEQEVVQFLVDQEQSNGEQRTAAKTLHLKRGELHLHRLDREAASALVHQ, encoded by the coding sequence GTGCGGGAAACTGGTTCCACCAGTGGACTGGTCTTGGCCTTGCGAAGACGCTCAACAGGACTGCGATTAGCTGCAGGTTGTGTATGCAGTCTGCTGTTTTTTGGCGTCTCACCGCGTCCGTTGTGGGCTGCTTCTCAGCTGGAAGTGCAGATCGATGGCACGGTAATTCCCTTTTCTATTGGTGATCTGGCGAAATGGGCGCGGTCTGATGGACGTCACCGCTCCGAACTCAGTACTTGGTTTTCGTTGTTGGCGCCCGAGAGTCGAGCAGGCGTTTTGGAGCTGCTTCAGGCTCCAGTGATCCTGGATCGCAGCATGGCGCGCCAGCTCTTGAACAGCTGGGCTGGCCGGCAATTGTTGGATCAAATTGCTGATTTGGTGCGGGTGGACGACGACACGGAGGGGGTGATTGTGCGTCAAACGATCAACGACCTTCTAACCCGACAGCAGCAGGTCTCTAGCTTGGATTTGCTTGAGGCTTTGCCTGCCGAGAGTGTTCGTCTTGATCTCGATCTCTTGCTCGAACTGGCATCCAGTTGGCGGATGCAACTGGAGCGCCAACAACAATTGGTGCGCAGCCTGGATCGCTCTCCAGTGACGGCCACAGTTTCTGAGCCTGCTGCCGTCTTTCCTCAGGACGCCGACGCGTTGTTGGAACCGCGCTTGATGTCCTTGGCGGTTCCTCATCGTGAGGAGCCATTGGGGTTTCAGCTCTGGTTGCCTGTGGAGGGGGCGCCAAAGCGCGAGCAATGGATGGTGCTGATGCCTGGATTAGGCGGCAGCCCAGATCATTTCCGTTGGCTTGGCCGCGGCCTGAGTCGTCGCGGTTGGGCCGTCTTGGTTCCAGAGCACCCTGGCAGCGATGACGAAGCGGTCCAGGCGCTATTGGAAGGGCGTCTCTCCCCTCCCGGTGCGGAAGTTCTTCCCGCTCGGCTGAAAGATCTTGATGCCCTGCTTAAGGCCCGCGATCAGGGTGTGTTTCAGGTGCCGGGTCAACGCTTGGTCCTGGCTGGCCACTCCCTGGGTGCCTTCAGTGCGTTGCTTTCAACCGGTGCCAGTCCTGCTCCAGGTCTTGCGCGGCGTTGTACTTCGGTTTTGCGTGATTTGCCGCTCAGCAACTTGTCACGACTGTTGCAGTGTCAGTTGGTGGATGTTGCGTTGCCAAAGCAAGTCGCACCGAAGGGTTTGTCGGCTGTGATTGGCTTCAACAGTTTTGGCAGCCTGCTCTGGCCTGCTGGTTCTCTTTCGAAAACCGTCAAAGTGCCTGTCTTATTGACTGGCGGCACCCTCGATCTGATCACGCCGCCGATCAGCGAACAGTTGGGATTGTTATTGGCGATGCCTGCGGATCCTTCCAGCCGCGTTGTGCTTGTGGAGGGGGCGAGTCATTTCTCACCCGTACGCGTTGAGGGGCAGAGGCAAGGCGGACGAGGTGAGGATCTCTTTCAGCTGGGAGAAGAGCTCGTGGGTGTGCAGCCGCTCCAGGTGCAAGCGCTGTTGGAGCAGGAAGTGGTGCAGTTTTTAGTGGATCAAGAACAGAGCAATGGTGAGCAGCGAACCGCTGCCAAGACGCTGCATTTGAAGCGGGGAGAGCTTCATCTTCATCGGCTCGATCGCGAAGCGGCCTCAGCCCTGGTGCATCAATAA
- a CDS encoding ABC transporter permease — MARGRELFRYCATRLALAPLMLWLIASLVFLLLRVAPGDPVDAVLGSRAPEAAKAALRSSLGLDQSLWNQYFDFLSKLVHGDLGNALINNESVRSIISKTLPASLELGITALIIAAVLGLAVGFSGIARPEGKFDFAGRFYGIGTYALPPFWAAMLIQLVFAVMLGWLPVGGRFPPSLIPPEGSGFLIFDSVISGNWAALQGSVRHLVLPACTLGLLLSGVFTNALRLNLNRTLKSDYVESARSRGLSEVQVVLRHALPNALLPVLTIAGITVASLIGGALLIEVTFSWPGIAMSLYESINQRDYPVVQGIVVAIAALVVMVSVAVDLLVAVLDPRIRY, encoded by the coding sequence ATGGCACGAGGAAGGGAGCTTTTCCGCTATTGCGCAACCCGACTCGCCCTCGCGCCGCTCATGCTTTGGCTGATTGCCAGCCTGGTCTTTCTGCTCCTGCGTGTCGCGCCGGGAGACCCGGTGGATGCAGTACTCGGAAGCAGGGCCCCAGAAGCCGCTAAAGCCGCTCTGAGAAGCAGCCTGGGCCTCGATCAATCGCTCTGGAATCAATATTTTGATTTTCTCAGCAAGCTGGTTCATGGAGATTTAGGCAATGCACTGATTAATAACGAGTCGGTGCGTTCGATCATCAGCAAAACGCTCCCGGCAAGCCTGGAGCTTGGGATCACCGCCTTAATCATCGCGGCCGTTCTGGGCTTGGCCGTGGGGTTTAGCGGGATTGCCAGGCCCGAGGGGAAATTTGACTTCGCCGGCCGCTTCTACGGCATTGGCACCTACGCATTACCCCCATTTTGGGCGGCGATGCTCATCCAACTCGTGTTTGCGGTCATGCTCGGCTGGCTGCCCGTTGGCGGCAGATTCCCTCCCAGCTTGATCCCCCCAGAAGGCAGCGGTTTTCTGATCTTTGACAGCGTGATCAGCGGCAATTGGGCTGCCCTGCAAGGAAGCGTTCGGCACCTCGTGCTGCCGGCCTGCACCTTGGGGCTCCTTTTGAGCGGCGTGTTCACGAACGCCCTACGGCTCAATCTGAACCGCACCTTGAAATCGGATTATGTGGAATCGGCGAGGAGCCGTGGACTGAGCGAAGTCCAGGTCGTACTGCGCCACGCCTTGCCCAATGCTCTGCTGCCCGTGCTCACGATTGCAGGCATCACGGTGGCATCGCTCATCGGTGGGGCACTACTCATTGAAGTGACCTTCTCCTGGCCAGGCATTGCCATGAGCCTTTACGAAAGCATCAACCAACGCGATTACCCGGTTGTCCAAGGCATCGTTGTGGCCATCGCCGCCCTCGTCGTGATGGTGAGCGTGGCGGTCGATCTCTTGGTGGCCGTGCTCGATCCACGCATCCGTTATTGA
- a CDS encoding ABC transporter substrate-binding protein produces MAVDLKNRCVTDRRRSRLQASVLIGFVLAFSQSACQPKRQSERLTVASAGRISSLDPALASTTGVLQVLSALGDTLYIRGTKGKLQPQLAASKPQFSDDGLSLTIPLRRDVLFHDGTRFDAKAMAFSLKRFLRIGSQRYLLNDRIAAIDAPSPFELRLRLKQPSSSIESLLTSPYLTPVSPKAYADHADRFLNDRFVGTGPYVLNSFRNTQQRLLPFRNYWGATPKNVGLDLINLSNSTALFGALISGEVDVLLSNSIDEDQKRALSERADKALLLESKGPAMNITFVTLRTNSPPLQRQTVRRALAHSLDRRLISARVSYTQREPLRSLIPPSLRGGKTEPWPAYNLATARQLYQEAGYCTGRRLQVPFTFRTNVPSDRLMALTWQAQLKRDLPDCVQMTLNGVESTTVYKQLSEGSFEAVILDWGGSYPDPEAYLSPLLSCKRSEGTICKEGEAVDGGTFWTEPGLQAALSRSDSLQGKARLQELRAVDAMAAEGAPYLPVWVVAPKAWGQLRLNPPIFNGNGLVDLAQLGERR; encoded by the coding sequence ATGGCGGTTGATCTCAAGAATCGCTGCGTGACTGATCGCCGTCGCTCCCGCCTTCAGGCCAGCGTGTTGATCGGCTTCGTCCTTGCCTTCAGCCAAAGCGCCTGCCAGCCCAAACGCCAAAGCGAGCGTCTGACGGTGGCTAGCGCCGGGCGCATCTCCTCCCTTGATCCAGCACTGGCGAGCACGACAGGGGTCTTGCAAGTTTTGAGCGCTCTCGGCGACACGCTTTACATCCGAGGCACCAAAGGAAAGCTTCAGCCCCAATTGGCTGCATCCAAACCTCAGTTCAGTGATGACGGTCTCAGCCTGACCATCCCTCTACGCCGCGATGTGCTGTTCCACGACGGCACTCGCTTTGACGCAAAAGCGATGGCCTTCAGCTTGAAGCGCTTCCTTCGCATCGGCTCCCAGCGCTATTTACTGAACGATCGCATTGCAGCGATCGATGCACCCAGCCCCTTTGAACTGCGCCTGCGGCTCAAACAGCCCTCCAGCTCGATCGAAAGCCTGCTGACCTCCCCCTATCTCACCCCCGTCTCCCCAAAGGCCTACGCCGACCATGCCGATCGCTTCCTCAATGATCGATTTGTAGGAACGGGGCCCTACGTCCTCAATAGCTTTCGCAACACCCAACAACGTCTTCTGCCCTTCCGCAACTACTGGGGAGCAACACCAAAAAATGTTGGTCTCGACCTCATCAATCTCAGCAATTCCACAGCACTGTTTGGAGCCCTGATCAGCGGCGAGGTGGATGTATTGCTCTCCAACTCCATCGATGAAGATCAAAAACGAGCCCTAAGCGAACGGGCAGATAAGGCCCTGCTACTCGAAAGCAAAGGTCCGGCCATGAACATCACCTTTGTAACTCTGCGCACCAATAGTCCGCCGCTGCAACGTCAAACCGTGCGTCGGGCCCTCGCCCACAGCCTGGATCGCCGCTTGATCAGCGCCCGCGTGAGCTACACCCAAAGAGAGCCCTTACGGTCCCTCATCCCCCCCAGTTTGCGGGGAGGAAAAACAGAGCCCTGGCCCGCCTACAACCTCGCCACAGCCCGCCAGTTGTATCAAGAAGCCGGGTACTGCACAGGGCGTCGCTTGCAAGTCCCATTCACGTTTCGCACCAACGTCCCCTCCGATCGTTTGATGGCTCTCACCTGGCAAGCGCAGCTGAAACGCGATCTGCCCGATTGCGTCCAGATGACCCTCAACGGCGTGGAGTCCACCACGGTGTATAAACAGCTCAGCGAAGGATCGTTCGAAGCCGTGATTCTTGACTGGGGTGGCTCCTATCCAGATCCTGAGGCCTATCTCTCCCCCTTGCTCAGCTGCAAGCGCTCGGAAGGGACTATCTGCAAGGAGGGTGAGGCCGTGGATGGAGGCACCTTCTGGACCGAACCAGGGCTACAAGCAGCGTTAAGCCGTAGTGACAGCCTTCAGGGCAAGGCACGTCTACAAGAACTGAGAGCCGTGGATGCAATGGCAGCAGAAGGAGCTCCTTACCTCCCGGTCTGGGTTGTGGCTCCAAAAGCCTGGGGTCAGCTTCGATTAAACCCTCCGATCTTTAATGGCAACGGGCTCGTGGATCTGGCCCAACTGGGAGAGCGACGCTAA